Proteins co-encoded in one Gossypium arboreum isolate Shixiya-1 chromosome 11, ASM2569848v2, whole genome shotgun sequence genomic window:
- the LOC108474052 gene encoding uncharacterized protein LOC108474052 isoform X2: MSALPASVSSSSSWIPEDDLLLKNAIESGASLEALAKGAVRFSRKFTVKELQDRWRALLYDPVISDQAAARMIEVELSASNLSSKSSKCDNSVEIGGAKRKFESVRRSYYAMRKRACNYHVTNSSGVSFLGSPNGNDCMQNRGGYDELVEPREDCVQNQFGFCDLGIGCVDKRSQDNDLKVTLKEDCFSEKVENLEQNNVSSGSPHVIFEASVKFGHPSGVEEIKPFSVGCSSPQPDMPLWKTMEDVPAAVMPVNDGPLDKGQDVEGEIVHPEDVDGGDLAETDALLNFDGDAIDKSCYESVNSLLLNSPNDVHEDDTSKTKEHETLVSDVCPGTLEAATYSSKLDEVPDQQSHSGHTEQLYSGHPEINVPSSASVSNPHSPELNDEGCCMLNSEDPEIPCNDDVLLAKAFAPQECHKVGSDQASSFANQNDSKEELSLMQTEDNLAQCFTAPKMVGLVVLSESSQAAKSEFHDGQCHVISRQAQNSLVDPYRFKTTHAFPNSAANGATKEEPSDECNTKNISTYAEASSIIDSVLEPEANKTTFDQIEYESDDDVPSFSDLEAMILEMDLCPDESDSFIRSEVSRYQDEHSRKTLIRLEQCARSAMQRATASRGVLAVLYGRHMKHYIKETEVVLGRATMDVDVDIDLGREGRANKISRRQAIIKMEGDGSFSLKNLGKSSIFLNGKEVSTGQLMGLASSSLIEIRDMAFVFEINQNSVKRHLAKITPKKQEKKTAFDFPEEPKKVLHE, encoded by the exons ATGTCAGCTCTGCCTGCTTCagtttcttcttcttcctcttggATCCCTGAAGACGATCTCTTATTAAAGAACGCCATTGAG TCCGGTGCTTCATTGGAAGCACTAGCAAAAGGTGCGGTTCGATTTTCACGGAAGTTTACTGTTAAAGAATTACAAGATCGATGGCGTGCTTTGCTTTATGATCCTGTTATTTCCGATCAAGCGGCGGCTCGTATGATTGAGGTTGAATTATCTGCTTCTAATTTATCTTCTAAATCAAGTAAATGTGATAACTCTGTTGAAATTGGAGGTGCTAAAAGAAAATTCGAAAGCGTTAGAAGATCGTATTATGCTATGAGGAAGAGGGCCTGTAATTACCATGTGACGAACTCGAGTGGTGTTAGTTTTCTTGGATCACCAAATGGGAATGATTGCATGCAAAATAGAGGTGGCTATGATGAGCTCGTAGAACCTCGAGAAGATTGTGTTCAAAACCAATTTGGATTCTGTGATTTAGGGATAGGTTGTGTAGATAAACGATCACAAGACAATGACCTGAAAGTAACTTTGAAGGAGGATTGCTTTAGTGAAAAAGTTGAGAACCTTGAACAGAATAATGTGTCTAGCGGGTCTCCTCATGTCATTTTTGAGGCTTCAGTTAAATTTGGGCATCCATCTGGTGTTGAGGAAATCAAGCCTTTCTCAGTGGGATGTTCATCGCCACAACCAGATATGCCGCTGTGGAAAACAATGGAAGATGTTCCAGCAGCTGTAATGCCAGTAAATGATGGCCCTCTAGATAAAGGCCAGGACGTAGAAGGTGAAATTGTGCATCCTGAAGATGTGGATG GTGGTGATTTAGCTGAAACAGATGCTTTATTAAACTTTGATGGTGATGCTATTGATAAATCTTGCTATGAGAGTGTGAATTCACTTTTGCTAAATTCTCCTAATGATGTTCATGAAGATGATACATCAAAGACTAAAGAACATGAGACATTAGTTTCAGATGTGTGTCCTGGTACTTTGGAAGCTGCAACTTATTCTTCAAAGTTGGATGAAGTTCCAGACCAACAGTCACATTCTGGGCACACTGAACAGTTATATTCTGGGCATCCGGAAATCAATGTGCCTTCATCTGCATCGGTGTCAAATCCTCATTCTCCCGAACTTAATGATGAAGGTTGCTGCATGTTGAACAGTGAGGATCCTGAAATCCCATGCAACGATGATGTTCTCTTAGCTAAAGCTTTTGCTCCACAAGAGTGTCATAAAGTGGGCAGTGACCAGGCCTCATCCTTTGCAAATCAAAATGATAGTAAAGAAGAACTGAGCTTGATGCAGACAGAAGATAATCTTGCTCAATGTTTTACTGCTCCCAAGATGGTAGGACTGGTTGTTTTGTCGGAATCTAGTCAAGCTGCCAAATCTGAGTTCCATGATGGTCAATGTCATGTGATTTCCAGACAGGCTCAGAATTCCCTGGTTGACCCATATAGGTTCAAAACCACCCACGCATTTCCCAATTCTGCTGCAAATGGTGCAACAAAGGAAGAGCCGTCAGATGAATGCAATACCAAAAATATTTCTACTTATGCAGAAGCAAGTTCCATTATAGATAGTGTTTTGGAACCTGAAGCAAACAAGACAACATTTGATCAGATAGAATACGAAAGTGATGATGATGTTCCTAGCTTTTCTGATCTTGAAGCGATG ATACTTGAGATGGATTTATGTCCAGATGAATCTGATTCTTTCATTAGGAGCGAAG TCTCAAGATATCAAGATGAGCATTCAAGGAAGACACTCATTAGGTTGGAACAGTGTGCTCGGTCTGCTATGCAAAGAGCTACTGCATCTCGAGGGGTACTTGCTGTTTTATATGGCCGTCATATGAAACATTACATTAAAGAAACTGAG GTTGTACTTGGCAGGGCAACCATGGATGTTGATGTTGATATTGACTTAGGAAGAGAAGGGCGGGCTAACAAAATATCTAGACGACAG GCAATTATAAAAATGGAGGGAGATGGTTCCTTCTCTTTGAAGAATCTGGGCAAGAGTTCGATATTCTTAAATGGGAAGGAAGTTTCTACCGGACAGCTGATGGGTCTTGCTTCAAGCAGTTTGATTGAG ATCAGGGACATGGCTTTTGTCTTTGAAATAAACCAGAATTCTGTGAAGCGACATCTGGCAAAAATCACCCCGAAGAAACAAGAAAAGAAAACTGCATTCGACTTCCCAGAAGAGCCAAAGAAGGTATTGCATGAATAA
- the LOC108474052 gene encoding uncharacterized protein LOC108474052 isoform X1: MSALPASVSSSSSWIPEDDLLLKNAIESGASLEALAKGAVRFSRKFTVKELQDRWRALLYDPVISDQAAARMIEVELSASNLSSKSSKCDNSVEIGGAKRKFESVRRSYYAMRKRACNYHVTNSSGVSFLGSPNGNDCMQNRGGYDELVEPREDCVQNQFGFCDLGIGCVDKRSQDNDLKVTLKEDCFSEKVENLEQNNVSSGSPHVIFEASVKFGHPSGVEEIKPFSVGCSSPQPDMPLWKTMEDVPAAVMPVNDGPLDKGQDVEGEIVHPEDVDGKKMCASEYAIVPSDMMLKDGYEINNSVVISGGDLAETDALLNFDGDAIDKSCYESVNSLLLNSPNDVHEDDTSKTKEHETLVSDVCPGTLEAATYSSKLDEVPDQQSHSGHTEQLYSGHPEINVPSSASVSNPHSPELNDEGCCMLNSEDPEIPCNDDVLLAKAFAPQECHKVGSDQASSFANQNDSKEELSLMQTEDNLAQCFTAPKMVGLVVLSESSQAAKSEFHDGQCHVISRQAQNSLVDPYRFKTTHAFPNSAANGATKEEPSDECNTKNISTYAEASSIIDSVLEPEANKTTFDQIEYESDDDVPSFSDLEAMILEMDLCPDESDSFIRSEVSRYQDEHSRKTLIRLEQCARSAMQRATASRGVLAVLYGRHMKHYIKETEVVLGRATMDVDVDIDLGREGRANKISRRQAIIKMEGDGSFSLKNLGKSSIFLNGKEVSTGQLMGLASSSLIEIRDMAFVFEINQNSVKRHLAKITPKKQEKKTAFDFPEEPKKVLHE; this comes from the exons ATGTCAGCTCTGCCTGCTTCagtttcttcttcttcctcttggATCCCTGAAGACGATCTCTTATTAAAGAACGCCATTGAG TCCGGTGCTTCATTGGAAGCACTAGCAAAAGGTGCGGTTCGATTTTCACGGAAGTTTACTGTTAAAGAATTACAAGATCGATGGCGTGCTTTGCTTTATGATCCTGTTATTTCCGATCAAGCGGCGGCTCGTATGATTGAGGTTGAATTATCTGCTTCTAATTTATCTTCTAAATCAAGTAAATGTGATAACTCTGTTGAAATTGGAGGTGCTAAAAGAAAATTCGAAAGCGTTAGAAGATCGTATTATGCTATGAGGAAGAGGGCCTGTAATTACCATGTGACGAACTCGAGTGGTGTTAGTTTTCTTGGATCACCAAATGGGAATGATTGCATGCAAAATAGAGGTGGCTATGATGAGCTCGTAGAACCTCGAGAAGATTGTGTTCAAAACCAATTTGGATTCTGTGATTTAGGGATAGGTTGTGTAGATAAACGATCACAAGACAATGACCTGAAAGTAACTTTGAAGGAGGATTGCTTTAGTGAAAAAGTTGAGAACCTTGAACAGAATAATGTGTCTAGCGGGTCTCCTCATGTCATTTTTGAGGCTTCAGTTAAATTTGGGCATCCATCTGGTGTTGAGGAAATCAAGCCTTTCTCAGTGGGATGTTCATCGCCACAACCAGATATGCCGCTGTGGAAAACAATGGAAGATGTTCCAGCAGCTGTAATGCCAGTAAATGATGGCCCTCTAGATAAAGGCCAGGACGTAGAAGGTGAAATTGTGCATCCTGAAGATGTGGATGGTAAGAAAATGTGTGCATCTGAATATGCTATTGTTCCTTCAGATATGATGTTAAAAGATGGCTATGAAATTAATAATTCAGTTGTTATCTCAGGTGGTGATTTAGCTGAAACAGATGCTTTATTAAACTTTGATGGTGATGCTATTGATAAATCTTGCTATGAGAGTGTGAATTCACTTTTGCTAAATTCTCCTAATGATGTTCATGAAGATGATACATCAAAGACTAAAGAACATGAGACATTAGTTTCAGATGTGTGTCCTGGTACTTTGGAAGCTGCAACTTATTCTTCAAAGTTGGATGAAGTTCCAGACCAACAGTCACATTCTGGGCACACTGAACAGTTATATTCTGGGCATCCGGAAATCAATGTGCCTTCATCTGCATCGGTGTCAAATCCTCATTCTCCCGAACTTAATGATGAAGGTTGCTGCATGTTGAACAGTGAGGATCCTGAAATCCCATGCAACGATGATGTTCTCTTAGCTAAAGCTTTTGCTCCACAAGAGTGTCATAAAGTGGGCAGTGACCAGGCCTCATCCTTTGCAAATCAAAATGATAGTAAAGAAGAACTGAGCTTGATGCAGACAGAAGATAATCTTGCTCAATGTTTTACTGCTCCCAAGATGGTAGGACTGGTTGTTTTGTCGGAATCTAGTCAAGCTGCCAAATCTGAGTTCCATGATGGTCAATGTCATGTGATTTCCAGACAGGCTCAGAATTCCCTGGTTGACCCATATAGGTTCAAAACCACCCACGCATTTCCCAATTCTGCTGCAAATGGTGCAACAAAGGAAGAGCCGTCAGATGAATGCAATACCAAAAATATTTCTACTTATGCAGAAGCAAGTTCCATTATAGATAGTGTTTTGGAACCTGAAGCAAACAAGACAACATTTGATCAGATAGAATACGAAAGTGATGATGATGTTCCTAGCTTTTCTGATCTTGAAGCGATG ATACTTGAGATGGATTTATGTCCAGATGAATCTGATTCTTTCATTAGGAGCGAAG TCTCAAGATATCAAGATGAGCATTCAAGGAAGACACTCATTAGGTTGGAACAGTGTGCTCGGTCTGCTATGCAAAGAGCTACTGCATCTCGAGGGGTACTTGCTGTTTTATATGGCCGTCATATGAAACATTACATTAAAGAAACTGAG GTTGTACTTGGCAGGGCAACCATGGATGTTGATGTTGATATTGACTTAGGAAGAGAAGGGCGGGCTAACAAAATATCTAGACGACAG GCAATTATAAAAATGGAGGGAGATGGTTCCTTCTCTTTGAAGAATCTGGGCAAGAGTTCGATATTCTTAAATGGGAAGGAAGTTTCTACCGGACAGCTGATGGGTCTTGCTTCAAGCAGTTTGATTGAG ATCAGGGACATGGCTTTTGTCTTTGAAATAAACCAGAATTCTGTGAAGCGACATCTGGCAAAAATCACCCCGAAGAAACAAGAAAAGAAAACTGCATTCGACTTCCCAGAAGAGCCAAAGAAGGTATTGCATGAATAA